The following coding sequences lie in one Isoptericola variabilis 225 genomic window:
- a CDS encoding prolyl oligopeptidase family serine peptidase, protein MTQDTTAAATPPEQQPTPFHDLDAYVALPRVSGLALSRDGSRLVTTVQTLDPERTAYRTALWEVDPTGEAPARRLTRSAKGESSACFAANGDLLFISARPDPDAGSDDKDPKAALWLLPASGGEARVVATAPGGLGGVLAARDADVVSVSAPVLPSAEDLEQDRELRTARTDAKVSAILHTGYPVRHWDHDLGPDEDRRFVASLAGLVDEPARPLPPADGSDGDASDDGETPASHLDLRQVTGAGRQLFEHAATLSPDGGTLVTTWVVADPGAAQRETLVAVDTATGERRTLVDDPDAEVTGPAVSPDGRWVAYVTMTITTPEQAPVVRLGLVALSGEGEPEVLADDWDRWPTSVAWLPDGSGLVVTADEDGRGPVFLLTFGAGGPGAGESVTVERLTADDATFTDVRVAPDGSALYALRTSYAAPSEPVRIDLGAFLASGAPGEREPVTAVVLRGPVPSPELPGTLTEVETTTEDGVRVRAWLALPDGASADRPAPLLLWIHGGPLNSWNAWSWRWNPWLMVARGYAVLLPDPALSTGYGQDFVQRGWGAWGQAPYTDLLAITDAAEDLPEIDATRTAAMGGSFGGYMANWVAGHTDRFRAIVTHASLWALDQFGPTTDHAYYWAREMTPEMAEANSPHRFVENIRTPMLVVHGDKDYRVPIGEGLRLWNELLTKSGLPADDDGSTVHRFLYFPDENHWVLSPQHAKVWYQVVLAFLAEHVLGEKPELPTTLG, encoded by the coding sequence GTGACCCAGGACACCACCGCGGCGGCGACCCCGCCGGAGCAGCAGCCCACGCCCTTCCACGACCTCGACGCCTACGTGGCGCTGCCCCGCGTCAGCGGGCTCGCGCTGAGCCGCGACGGTTCGCGGCTCGTCACGACCGTCCAGACCCTCGACCCCGAGCGCACCGCGTACCGCACCGCGCTGTGGGAGGTCGACCCGACGGGCGAGGCGCCCGCGCGTCGCCTCACCCGCAGCGCCAAGGGCGAGTCCTCGGCGTGCTTCGCCGCGAACGGCGACCTGCTGTTCATCTCGGCGCGCCCGGACCCCGACGCCGGGAGCGACGACAAGGACCCCAAGGCCGCGCTCTGGCTCCTGCCCGCCTCGGGCGGCGAGGCACGCGTCGTCGCGACCGCGCCCGGCGGCCTCGGGGGAGTGCTCGCGGCGCGCGACGCCGACGTCGTGTCCGTGAGCGCGCCCGTGCTCCCGAGTGCCGAGGACCTCGAGCAGGACCGCGAGCTGCGCACCGCCCGCACCGACGCGAAGGTCAGCGCGATCCTGCACACGGGCTACCCCGTGCGGCACTGGGACCACGACCTCGGCCCCGACGAGGACCGCCGGTTCGTCGCCTCGCTCGCCGGCCTCGTCGACGAGCCGGCTCGCCCGCTGCCCCCGGCCGACGGCTCGGACGGCGACGCGTCCGACGACGGCGAGACGCCGGCGTCGCACCTCGACCTGCGCCAGGTCACGGGAGCCGGCCGCCAGCTGTTCGAGCACGCCGCGACCCTGTCGCCCGACGGCGGCACGCTCGTCACGACGTGGGTCGTCGCCGACCCCGGGGCCGCGCAGCGCGAGACCCTCGTCGCGGTCGACACCGCGACGGGCGAGCGCCGCACGCTCGTCGACGACCCCGACGCCGAGGTCACCGGCCCGGCCGTCTCGCCCGACGGGCGGTGGGTCGCCTACGTGACCATGACGATCACGACGCCGGAGCAGGCGCCCGTGGTCCGGCTCGGGCTCGTGGCGCTCTCGGGCGAGGGCGAGCCCGAGGTGCTGGCCGACGACTGGGACCGGTGGCCGACGTCGGTCGCGTGGCTCCCGGACGGGTCGGGGCTCGTGGTCACGGCCGACGAGGACGGGCGCGGACCGGTCTTCCTGCTGACGTTCGGGGCCGGCGGGCCCGGCGCGGGCGAGTCCGTGACGGTCGAGCGGCTGACGGCCGACGACGCGACGTTCACCGACGTCCGCGTCGCGCCCGACGGCTCCGCGCTGTACGCGCTGCGCACCTCCTACGCCGCGCCGTCGGAGCCGGTGCGGATCGACCTCGGCGCGTTCCTCGCGTCGGGCGCACCCGGCGAGCGCGAGCCGGTGACCGCCGTCGTGCTCCGCGGGCCGGTGCCCTCGCCCGAGCTGCCCGGCACGCTGACCGAGGTCGAGACGACGACCGAGGACGGCGTGCGCGTGCGGGCGTGGCTCGCGCTGCCCGACGGCGCGTCGGCCGACCGGCCCGCGCCGCTGCTCCTGTGGATCCACGGCGGCCCGCTCAACTCGTGGAACGCCTGGTCGTGGCGGTGGAACCCGTGGCTGATGGTGGCGCGCGGGTACGCGGTGCTGCTGCCGGACCCGGCGCTGTCGACCGGCTACGGGCAGGACTTCGTGCAGCGCGGCTGGGGCGCGTGGGGTCAGGCGCCGTACACCGACCTGCTCGCGATCACCGACGCCGCCGAGGACCTGCCCGAGATCGACGCGACCCGCACCGCCGCGATGGGCGGGTCGTTCGGCGGGTACATGGCGAACTGGGTCGCGGGGCACACCGACCGCTTCCGCGCGATCGTCACGCACGCGTCGCTGTGGGCGCTCGACCAGTTCGGCCCCACGACCGACCACGCCTACTACTGGGCACGCGAGATGACCCCCGAGATGGCCGAGGCCAACAGCCCGCACCGGTTCGTGGAGAACATCCGCACGCCGATGCTCGTCGTGCACGGCGACAAGGACTACCGCGTGCCGATCGGCGAGGGCCTGCGGCTGTGGAACGAGCTGCTCACGAAGTCGGGCCTGCCCGCCGACGACGACGGCTCGACCGTCCACCGGTTCCTCTACTTCCCCGACGAGAACCACTGGGTGCTCAGCCCGCAGCACGCCAAGGTCTGGTACCAGGTCGTGCTCGCGTTCCTCGCCGAGCACGTGCTGGGGGAGAAGCCCGAGCTCCCCACGACCCTCGGCTGA
- a CDS encoding TetR/AcrR family transcriptional regulator, whose product MTTESRVRSPRRERTRERLLDAAFDVFAELGVQGASIEAVCEAAGFTRGAFYSNFASKEELFLALMDREKRRHLATLEQFAQRLDPAEVRSPEGIRTVLRSVLAAVGPHPDAERRWCVMSAEFELLALRDPSVAAGYLAEQRALKDELAATISRLLDALGLRFVVEPRTAVDLLLAAYAEASRAVLLGAPDDEGPNARIEQLVDVLLAPRQPAK is encoded by the coding sequence GTGACGACCGAGTCCCGCGTGCGCTCGCCGCGCCGCGAGCGCACCCGCGAGCGCCTGCTCGACGCCGCGTTCGACGTCTTCGCGGAGCTCGGCGTCCAGGGCGCGTCGATCGAGGCGGTCTGCGAGGCGGCCGGCTTCACCCGCGGCGCGTTCTACTCGAACTTCGCGAGCAAGGAGGAGCTCTTCCTCGCGCTCATGGACCGCGAGAAGCGTCGCCACCTGGCCACGCTCGAGCAGTTCGCGCAGCGGCTCGACCCGGCCGAGGTCCGCAGCCCCGAGGGCATCCGCACCGTGCTGCGGTCGGTGCTCGCCGCCGTCGGGCCGCACCCCGACGCCGAGCGGCGGTGGTGCGTGATGTCGGCCGAGTTCGAGCTGCTCGCGCTGCGCGACCCGTCCGTCGCCGCCGGGTACCTGGCCGAGCAGCGCGCGCTCAAGGACGAGCTCGCCGCGACCATCTCGCGGCTGCTCGACGCGCTCGGCCTGCGGTTCGTCGTCGAGCCGCGCACCGCCGTCGACCTCCTGCTCGCCGCCTACGCCGAGGCGAGCCGTGCCGTGCTCCTCGGCGCGCCCGACGACGAGGGCCCCAACGCCCGCATCGAGCAGCTCGTCGACGTGCTCCTCGCCCCGAGACAACCCGCGAAGTAG
- a CDS encoding MMPL family transporter — protein sequence MSSVLYSLGRWAVRARRLVVIGWLVVLAAVGGLAGLLNQGLDNSVSIPGTESAAALDRLAATFPQVSGASAQVVVVAPDGATIRDEAVREPVEHAVDALGALDQVAAVTSPYDDLMPASVSDDERAALLTVQLDAASENVGEGTREALADVTDELAAALPAGAQASLGGELFATEFPEMSLIEGLGLIVALVVLVLTLGSLVAAGLPLVNALLGVGVAMGLLFAATIFGPINSTTPMLAVMLGLAVGIDYALFIVSRHRDELRSGIAVEEAVARSVATAGSAVVFAGLTVMIALVGLGVAGIPFLTIMGVAAAVAVGLAVLVSLTLLPALLAFAGERLRPAPARPRRGRAGRRAASAAVVHDDVHGHEHHNRFFAGWVRTVTRAPALTIAIVVVVVGLLAWPATHLRLALPDAGALPQDSSARQTYDLVRENFGEGFNGPLVVTGSIVTSTDPLGLMEELADEIRALPGVADVPLATPNETADTGIIQVVPEGAPDSEATEDLVHEIRDRHDHFLEEYGVDLAVTGFTAVGIDVSAKLGAALLPFALVVVGLSLLLLTMVFRSIWVPVKATLGYLLSVGAAFGVVTLVFEDGVLADALGVTRLGPVISFMPIVLMGVLFGLAMDYEVFLVSRIREEYVHGGDARRAIVTGFAASAKVVTAAAVIMFAVFVAFVPHGDMNLKPIALGLAVGVAVDAFVVRMVLVPAVLALLGERAWWIPRWLDRALPTFDVEGEGLAKELRLASWPRPAVAGVPDDAVAVRDLEVAGPSGPRPGEPPLVGPVSVLVPDGGALCVHGDAAAPVRALLLALAGRVAPDAGAAKVTGLVLPERASTVRGRVAVVDAAAEAGRPAEAVDAAVRDGARMVVVDRTDDVVDRSAREALADALARAQLAGTAVVLGATGVAATDLVPPGTPVLDVGGGWGAPVTLSGGQVPPPVPSGHVPVAEAPPTPARTDDQRDPSIEEVRA from the coding sequence GTGTCCTCCGTCCTCTACTCGCTCGGCCGGTGGGCCGTGCGTGCGCGCCGCCTCGTGGTGATCGGCTGGCTCGTCGTCCTGGCCGCGGTCGGAGGCCTCGCGGGCCTGCTCAACCAGGGCCTCGACAACTCGGTGAGCATCCCGGGCACGGAGTCGGCGGCCGCGCTCGACCGGCTGGCCGCGACGTTCCCCCAGGTCAGCGGTGCCTCGGCACAGGTCGTCGTGGTCGCCCCCGACGGCGCCACGATCCGCGACGAGGCCGTCCGCGAGCCCGTCGAGCACGCCGTCGACGCGCTCGGCGCGCTCGACCAGGTCGCGGCCGTGACCTCCCCGTACGACGACCTCATGCCCGCCTCGGTGAGCGACGACGAGCGGGCCGCGCTGCTCACCGTCCAGCTCGACGCCGCCTCCGAGAACGTGGGCGAGGGGACGCGCGAGGCGCTCGCCGACGTCACCGACGAGCTCGCGGCGGCGCTGCCCGCGGGCGCGCAGGCGTCGCTCGGCGGCGAGCTGTTCGCGACCGAGTTCCCCGAGATGAGCCTGATCGAGGGCCTGGGCCTGATCGTGGCGCTGGTCGTGCTCGTGCTCACGCTCGGCTCGCTCGTGGCGGCCGGCCTGCCGCTCGTCAACGCGCTGCTCGGCGTCGGCGTCGCGATGGGGCTGCTGTTCGCGGCGACGATCTTCGGCCCCATCAACTCCACGACGCCGATGCTCGCCGTCATGCTGGGCCTGGCGGTCGGCATCGACTACGCGCTGTTCATCGTGTCCCGCCACCGCGACGAGCTGCGGTCGGGCATCGCGGTCGAGGAGGCGGTCGCGCGGTCGGTCGCGACGGCGGGCTCGGCCGTCGTCTTCGCGGGCCTCACGGTCATGATCGCCCTCGTCGGCCTCGGCGTGGCCGGCATCCCGTTCCTCACGATCATGGGCGTCGCGGCCGCGGTCGCCGTCGGCCTGGCCGTGCTCGTCTCCCTCACGCTGCTGCCCGCGCTGCTCGCCTTCGCCGGTGAGCGGCTCCGTCCCGCCCCAGCCCGCCCCCGCCGCGGCCGCGCGGGCCGGCGCGCGGCGAGCGCCGCCGTCGTGCACGACGACGTGCACGGGCACGAGCACCACAACCGCTTCTTCGCGGGCTGGGTCCGCACGGTGACACGCGCGCCCGCGCTGACGATCGCGATCGTCGTGGTCGTCGTGGGCCTGCTCGCGTGGCCCGCCACGCACCTGCGGCTCGCGCTGCCCGACGCCGGTGCCCTGCCGCAGGACAGCTCCGCGCGGCAGACGTACGACCTGGTCCGGGAGAACTTCGGCGAGGGCTTCAACGGCCCGCTCGTCGTCACGGGCTCGATCGTCACGAGCACCGACCCGCTCGGGCTCATGGAGGAGCTCGCGGACGAGATCCGCGCGCTGCCCGGCGTGGCCGACGTGCCGCTCGCGACGCCCAACGAGACCGCCGACACCGGCATCATCCAGGTCGTGCCCGAGGGCGCGCCCGACTCCGAGGCGACCGAGGACCTCGTCCACGAGATCCGGGACCGGCACGACCACTTCCTCGAGGAGTACGGGGTCGACCTCGCCGTCACCGGCTTCACGGCGGTCGGCATCGACGTCTCGGCGAAGCTCGGCGCCGCGCTGCTGCCGTTCGCGCTCGTCGTCGTCGGCCTGTCGCTCCTGCTGCTCACGATGGTGTTCCGCTCCATCTGGGTGCCGGTCAAGGCGACGCTCGGCTACCTGCTCTCGGTCGGGGCCGCGTTCGGCGTCGTCACGCTCGTCTTCGAGGACGGCGTGCTGGCCGACGCGCTCGGCGTCACGCGCCTCGGCCCGGTCATCAGCTTCATGCCGATCGTGCTCATGGGCGTGCTGTTCGGCCTGGCCATGGACTACGAGGTGTTCCTCGTCTCGCGCATCCGTGAGGAGTACGTGCACGGCGGCGACGCACGCCGCGCGATCGTCACGGGCTTCGCGGCGTCGGCCAAGGTCGTCACCGCCGCGGCGGTTATCATGTTCGCGGTCTTCGTCGCGTTCGTGCCGCACGGCGACATGAACCTCAAGCCCATCGCGCTCGGGCTCGCGGTCGGGGTCGCGGTCGACGCGTTCGTCGTCCGCATGGTGCTCGTGCCGGCGGTCCTCGCGCTGCTCGGCGAGCGCGCGTGGTGGATCCCGCGCTGGCTCGACCGCGCGCTGCCGACGTTCGACGTCGAGGGCGAGGGCCTCGCCAAGGAGCTGCGGCTCGCGTCGTGGCCGCGTCCCGCCGTCGCGGGCGTGCCCGACGACGCGGTCGCCGTCCGCGACCTCGAGGTCGCCGGCCCGTCCGGCCCGCGTCCGGGCGAGCCGCCGCTCGTCGGCCCGGTCAGCGTGCTCGTGCCCGACGGCGGTGCCCTGTGCGTGCACGGCGACGCCGCGGCGCCCGTGCGTGCGCTGCTGCTCGCGCTCGCCGGGCGCGTGGCGCCCGACGCCGGCGCGGCGAAGGTCACCGGGCTCGTGCTGCCCGAGCGCGCGTCGACCGTGCGCGGCCGCGTCGCCGTCGTCGACGCCGCCGCCGAGGCCGGGCGCCCCGCCGAGGCCGTCGACGCCGCGGTGCGCGACGGCGCCCGCATGGTCGTCGTCGACCGGACCGACGACGTCGTCGACCGCTCCGCGCGCGAGGCGCTCGCCGACGCGCTCGCCCGCGCCCAGCTCGCGGGCACGGCCGTGGTGCTCGGCGCGACCGGCGTCGCCGCCACGGACCTCGTGCCGCCGGGCACGCCCGTGCTCGACGTCGGAGGCGGCTGGGGTGCGCCCGTCACCCTGAGCGGCGGCCAGGTCCCGCCGCCCGTCCCGTCCGGCCACGTCCCCGTCGCCGAGGCGCCACCGACACCCGCGCGCACCGACGACCAGCGCGACCCCAGCATCGAGGAGGTGCGGGCATGA
- a CDS encoding YhgE/Pip domain-containing protein produces MTAPITAGPARSPRRDAWRITAVALLPILVLGLLLAALWNPMERLGTVRAAIVNLDEPVELDGQLVPLGRQLAAGLVAGENAGQATDGSAEAVRPAGTNYAWEVTDADRARAGLDDGTYAAVVTIPEDFSAAATSFGGDDAGAARKATIDVATPEGGRVVDDALARIVATTATSVMSSTLTETYVDNVLIGFDTLAEGIGEAADGAGQLADGAGEAADGASQLADGAGQLADGAGEASSVASQLASGATQLAGGATEASSGAAQLAGGASQLANGAREASTGASQLADGAGQVADGTSQLAGGVGQSADGAHQLADGLDALAAGAGDAVAGADELAGGLDALAAGTAGLPEQTLQSAAAVRDVADALGAYVALGCTVDPSTDACAQIDLVEIQAGAAGLAAAIEEGVGDPGSATSPPTGLYALTAGIAQSADGAAALAGAPATENRPATGLRALQGGVGQSAAGAEQLAGGLDQLDAAAGQLATGASGVAAGASGLADGVGQLATGASGFAAGASGLADGVGQLATGASGVATGASGLADGVGQLGTGAGELATGTEGLADGVGQLADGAGKLADGLDEATEQIPAYSESERQNLASVVADPVAAPGVDDLSTGATGPLFAVVALWLGALGLLTVFPPVVARALGSTRGSVRLTLEAARVPALVGLGTGAVVGGILAVVEDASLLSTVGAVVVGALVSLCFVAVHQGFLGWLGDLGRGISLLIAVLLIGTGVVATVPDVLVGLADLLPTGAARDALLAVVVPGVGGIASAITWLVLWTLAGLALAVGATARSRRTRVAALLRA; encoded by the coding sequence ATGACCGCCCCGATCACCGCCGGCCCCGCCCGCTCGCCGCGGCGCGACGCCTGGCGCATCACCGCCGTCGCGCTCCTGCCGATCCTCGTGCTCGGCCTGCTGCTCGCGGCGCTGTGGAACCCGATGGAGCGCCTCGGCACCGTCAGGGCCGCGATCGTCAACCTCGACGAGCCCGTCGAGCTCGACGGGCAGCTCGTCCCGCTCGGGCGCCAGCTCGCGGCGGGTCTCGTCGCGGGCGAGAACGCCGGGCAGGCCACCGACGGGTCCGCGGAGGCCGTGCGACCCGCGGGCACCAACTACGCGTGGGAGGTCACGGACGCCGACCGCGCCCGGGCCGGGCTCGACGACGGCACCTACGCCGCCGTGGTGACGATCCCCGAGGACTTCTCGGCGGCCGCCACCTCGTTCGGCGGCGACGACGCCGGTGCCGCGCGGAAGGCGACGATCGACGTCGCGACGCCGGAGGGCGGCCGGGTCGTCGACGACGCGCTCGCCCGGATCGTCGCGACCACCGCGACGTCCGTCATGAGCAGCACCCTCACCGAGACGTACGTCGACAACGTGCTCATCGGATTCGACACGCTCGCCGAGGGCATCGGCGAGGCCGCCGACGGCGCCGGGCAGCTCGCCGACGGCGCGGGCGAGGCCGCCGACGGCGCGTCGCAGCTCGCCGACGGCGCCGGCCAGCTCGCGGACGGTGCGGGCGAGGCGTCGTCGGTGGCGTCGCAGCTCGCGTCCGGAGCGACGCAGCTCGCCGGCGGGGCGACCGAGGCGTCGTCGGGCGCGGCCCAGCTGGCGGGCGGCGCGTCCCAGCTCGCCAATGGTGCGCGCGAGGCGTCGACCGGTGCGTCGCAGCTCGCCGACGGCGCGGGGCAGGTGGCCGACGGGACGAGCCAGCTCGCCGGAGGCGTCGGCCAGAGCGCCGACGGCGCCCACCAGCTCGCGGACGGGCTCGACGCGCTGGCCGCCGGCGCGGGTGACGCCGTCGCCGGGGCGGACGAGCTCGCGGGCGGGCTCGACGCGCTCGCCGCCGGCACCGCCGGTCTTCCCGAGCAGACGCTGCAGTCCGCGGCGGCCGTCCGGGACGTCGCGGACGCCCTCGGTGCGTACGTCGCCCTCGGCTGCACCGTCGACCCGTCCACGGACGCGTGCGCGCAGATCGACCTCGTCGAGATTCAGGCCGGTGCCGCCGGCCTCGCGGCCGCCATCGAGGAGGGTGTCGGTGATCCGGGCTCGGCGACGTCGCCGCCCACCGGCCTGTACGCCCTCACCGCCGGCATCGCGCAGAGCGCGGACGGCGCTGCGGCGCTCGCGGGCGCCCCGGCCACGGAGAATCGGCCGGCGACCGGGCTGCGCGCGCTGCAGGGCGGCGTCGGCCAGAGCGCGGCGGGCGCGGAGCAGCTCGCGGGCGGCCTCGACCAGCTCGACGCCGCCGCGGGTCAGCTCGCGACCGGTGCGTCGGGCGTCGCGGCGGGTGCGTCCGGCCTGGCCGACGGCGTCGGGCAACTGGCCACGGGAGCGTCCGGGTTCGCGGCCGGTGCGTCCGGCCTGGCCGACGGCGTCGGGCAGCTCGCGACCGGGGCGTCCGGCGTCGCGACGGGTGCCTCCGGGCTGGCGGACGGCGTCGGGCAGCTCGGCACCGGCGCGGGCGAGCTCGCGACCGGGACCGAGGGCCTCGCGGACGGCGTCGGGCAGCTCGCCGACGGTGCGGGCAAGCTCGCGGACGGCCTCGACGAGGCGACCGAGCAGATCCCCGCGTACTCCGAGAGCGAGCGGCAGAACCTTGCGTCCGTGGTGGCAGATCCGGTCGCCGCGCCGGGTGTCGACGACCTGTCGACCGGCGCGACCGGCCCGCTCTTCGCGGTCGTCGCGCTGTGGCTCGGGGCGCTGGGCCTGCTCACGGTCTTCCCGCCCGTGGTGGCCCGGGCGCTCGGGTCGACGCGCGGGTCGGTCCGGCTCACGCTCGAGGCGGCCCGCGTGCCGGCCCTCGTCGGCCTGGGCACCGGCGCGGTCGTGGGCGGGATCCTCGCGGTCGTCGAGGACGCGTCGCTGCTGAGCACGGTGGGCGCGGTGGTCGTCGGCGCGCTCGTGAGCCTGTGCTTCGTGGCCGTGCACCAGGGCTTCCTCGGGTGGCTCGGCGACCTCGGCCGCGGCATCTCGCTGCTCATCGCGGTGCTGCTCATCGGCACCGGCGTGGTCGCGACCGTCCCCGACGTCCTCGTCGGCCTGGCCGACCTGCTGCCGACCGGTGCCGCGCGCGACGCGCTGCTCGCCGTCGTCGTGCCGGGCGTCGGAGGCATCGCCTCCGCGATCACGTGGCTGGTGCTGTGGACGCTCGCCGGCCTGGCGCTCGCGGTCGGCGCGACGGCACGCAGCCGTCGGACGCGGGTGGCGGCGCTCCTGCGGGCGTGA
- a CDS encoding IS110 family transposase, giving the protein MVVVVGADVHKRSHTFVAVDPAGRRLGQLTVKADAQGHDKAVRWAESTFGTDLRWGVEDCRHLSARLELDLLDAGQQVVRVPPKMMAEQRRVARTRGKSDPIDALAVARAVLREPDLPAASHDEASREVKLLVDHREDLVRQRTAIINRLRWHLHRIDPALDPAPQSLDRASTRARLAEFLTGIEGIDARLARELLDDVAALTARADALAKEIAQLADQLAPELLELPGCGPLTAAKILGETAGISRFAHEAKYAMHAGVAPIPVWSGRTAGKVRLNKSGNRQLNAALHRIAVTQIRLGGLGKAYYDKRLAAGDSKTEALRCLKRRLARVVFNTLKNAQQAAAAAQYATAA; this is encoded by the coding sequence ATGGTTGTCGTTGTCGGTGCCGATGTCCACAAGCGTTCGCACACGTTCGTCGCGGTCGACCCGGCCGGCCGCCGGCTCGGCCAGCTGACGGTGAAGGCCGATGCCCAGGGTCATGACAAGGCGGTGCGCTGGGCCGAGTCGACGTTCGGGACTGACCTGCGGTGGGGCGTCGAGGACTGCCGGCACCTGTCGGCCCGCCTGGAGCTGGACCTGCTGGACGCCGGGCAGCAGGTGGTGCGGGTGCCGCCGAAGATGATGGCCGAGCAGCGCCGGGTCGCCCGCACCCGGGGCAAGTCGGACCCGATCGACGCCCTGGCCGTGGCCCGTGCGGTGCTGCGCGAGCCCGACCTGCCCGCCGCGTCCCATGACGAGGCGTCGCGGGAGGTCAAGCTGCTGGTCGACCACCGCGAGGACCTGGTGCGGCAGCGCACCGCGATCATCAACCGGCTGCGCTGGCACCTGCACCGGATCGACCCGGCCCTGGACCCGGCGCCCCAGTCGTTGGACCGGGCGTCCACACGGGCCCGGCTGGCGGAGTTCCTCACCGGCATCGAAGGCATCGATGCCCGCCTGGCCCGCGAGCTGCTCGACGACGTCGCCGCGCTCACGGCGCGGGCGGACGCGCTGGCCAAGGAGATTGCCCAGCTGGCTGACCAGCTCGCGCCCGAGCTGCTCGAGCTGCCCGGCTGCGGGCCGCTGACTGCGGCCAAGATCCTCGGCGAGACCGCCGGGATCAGCCGGTTCGCCCACGAGGCCAAGTACGCCATGCACGCCGGCGTCGCGCCGATCCCGGTCTGGTCCGGACGCACCGCCGGCAAGGTCCGCCTCAACAAGTCGGGCAACCGGCAGCTCAATGCGGCCCTGCACCGCATCGCCGTCACCCAGATCCGCCTCGGGGGGCTCGGCAAGGCCTACTACGACAAGCGGCTCGCGGCCGGCGACTCGAAGACCGAAGCCCTGCGCTGCCTCAAACGCCGACTCGCCCGAGTCGTGTTCAACACCCTCAAGAACGCCCAGCAAGCTGCCGCCGCAGCACAGTACGCGACAGCGGCTTGA
- a CDS encoding aldo/keto reductase, producing MTAIPSITLNNGVPVPQLGFGTYKLPAEETRDLVLRAFEAGYRHVDTAQMYRNERAVGEAVAASGIPRDELFVTSKLNNAFHAHDDALAAFDRTLEELQLELVDLFLIHWPLPALDRYTEAWGALEEIYRSGRARAIGVSNFQPNHLRRVLDAGTVVPAVNQVEVHPWFGNEEVRAFDREHGIVTEAWSPLGRGRVLDEPTLARIADAHGRTPAQVVLRWHVQRGDVVFPKSATPSRIEENARIFDFALDADEMAAITALDRGERTGSHPDEENRTDR from the coding sequence GTGACCGCGATCCCCAGCATCACCCTCAACAACGGCGTCCCCGTCCCGCAGCTCGGGTTCGGCACGTACAAGCTGCCCGCCGAGGAGACACGCGACCTCGTGCTGCGCGCGTTCGAGGCCGGCTACCGGCACGTCGACACCGCGCAGATGTACCGCAACGAGCGCGCCGTCGGCGAGGCGGTCGCGGCGTCGGGCATCCCCCGCGACGAGCTCTTCGTCACGAGCAAGCTCAACAACGCCTTCCACGCGCACGACGACGCGCTCGCGGCGTTCGACCGCACGCTCGAGGAGCTGCAGCTCGAGCTCGTCGACCTCTTCCTCATCCACTGGCCGCTGCCCGCGCTCGACCGCTACACCGAGGCGTGGGGCGCGCTCGAGGAGATCTACCGCTCCGGCCGCGCCCGCGCGATCGGCGTCTCCAACTTCCAGCCGAACCACCTGCGCCGGGTGCTCGACGCCGGCACCGTGGTCCCGGCGGTCAACCAGGTCGAGGTGCACCCCTGGTTCGGCAACGAGGAGGTGCGCGCGTTCGACCGCGAGCACGGCATCGTGACCGAGGCGTGGTCGCCGCTCGGCCGGGGACGTGTCCTCGACGAGCCGACCCTCGCCCGCATCGCCGACGCGCACGGCCGCACGCCGGCCCAGGTCGTCCTGCGCTGGCACGTGCAGCGCGGCGACGTCGTGTTCCCCAAGTCCGCGACGCCGTCGCGCATCGAGGAGAACGCGCGGATCTTCGACTTCGCCCTGGACGCCGACGAGATGGCCGCGATCACGGCGCTCGACCGTGGCGAGCGCACCGGCTCCCACCCAGACGAGGAGAACCGCACCGACCGGTGA